Proteins found in one Bremerella volcania genomic segment:
- a CDS encoding ArsI/CadI family heavy metal resistance metalloenzyme: MQSVVDFPGSFRIHVALNVSNLEASQKFYEMLLGTAPSKVRPRYAKFEPVDPSVNLSLNQIDEPFQVEQGSAHFGIQVKTIAEVHAAAKRFEAAGYKVMQEEATTCCYAVQDKVWVADPDGHKWEVFVVMNADAKDELYEQSGCCSPNLSQIQL, from the coding sequence ATGCAATCCGTAGTTGATTTTCCCGGCAGCTTTCGCATTCATGTCGCATTGAATGTGTCGAATCTGGAAGCATCGCAGAAGTTCTATGAAATGCTGCTGGGGACAGCCCCCAGCAAGGTACGACCTCGGTACGCCAAGTTCGAGCCAGTCGATCCTTCAGTGAATCTTTCGTTGAATCAGATTGATGAGCCTTTCCAGGTCGAACAAGGTTCCGCTCATTTCGGCATTCAAGTGAAGACCATTGCCGAAGTGCATGCCGCGGCCAAGCGTTTCGAAGCGGCCGGATACAAAGTGATGCAGGAAGAAGCGACGACCTGTTGTTACGCCGTGCAGGACAAGGTCTGGGTCGCGGACCCGGATGGTCATAAATGGGAAGTCTTCGTCGTCATGAATGCCGACGCGAAGGACGAACTGTACGAACAGTCCGGCTGCTGCAGTCCCAACCTGTCGCAGATCCAATTGTAA
- a CDS encoding metallophosphoesterase family protein, protein MLVVLSDLHLTDGTSCETLDSGAFRIFTERLQDLAVRASWRSDGQYRPIPHIDLVLLGDVLDIMRSSRWLIDGPKPWSAQQSTEFCKRVSAIVSGILSRNLETTAIFKGISTRQTVRVPGMSPDGKPAFDDDLQPIPVRIHYMVGNADWPLHLSNPEMNHVRSAIVEAFGLNNSPERPFAHEPAEDADLSAAYRQHRMFARHGDVFDNLSYAGHRDRASLTDLLLIEGLMRFRFEVQHGFGEQLPASCQLGLQELDHVRPLVMAPVCLNQMMKISCPVTSLQYELKNCWDRVISQMMPLAYQLDRDNSFGVRDLEELGSLMKFRYQDEETWGRRIMNWLRKQGQSKSLSKKAMEECEFRNRRAKHIVFGHTHSDETVPLDASFADGYMLSQLYFNCGTWRRVYTPTCGNGDWREFLPSEKMTYLTFYRDDERQGAPYEVWSGILGTAPSPIRRIRVDGAQNVLTPKANPVFTPPLRSPGKSSSLGGHTIPTPPSPVYEPLGGPLRKSSESIRPQR, encoded by the coding sequence ATGTTAGTCGTACTCAGCGATCTCCATCTCACCGACGGCACCAGTTGCGAGACCCTAGATTCCGGGGCCTTCCGGATCTTTACGGAACGACTTCAAGATCTCGCCGTGCGCGCTTCGTGGCGGAGCGACGGCCAGTACCGTCCCATTCCCCACATCGATCTAGTACTGCTCGGCGACGTCCTCGACATCATGCGTTCCTCGCGTTGGCTCATCGACGGACCTAAACCATGGAGCGCGCAGCAGTCCACCGAATTCTGCAAACGCGTGAGCGCGATTGTCTCTGGCATCCTCTCGCGCAACCTCGAAACGACCGCGATCTTCAAGGGGATAAGCACACGACAAACCGTGCGTGTGCCTGGTATGTCTCCCGACGGGAAACCGGCATTCGACGACGACTTGCAACCCATACCCGTTCGCATTCATTACATGGTGGGCAATGCGGACTGGCCGCTGCACTTATCCAACCCAGAAATGAACCACGTTCGCAGCGCGATCGTCGAAGCGTTTGGACTCAACAACTCACCCGAACGCCCCTTCGCGCACGAGCCTGCCGAGGATGCCGATCTGTCGGCCGCTTACCGTCAACATCGCATGTTTGCGCGACATGGCGACGTCTTCGACAACCTCAGCTACGCTGGCCACCGCGACCGAGCAAGCCTGACAGACCTTCTTCTCATCGAAGGACTTATGCGGTTCCGCTTCGAGGTCCAACATGGTTTCGGCGAACAATTGCCTGCCTCATGCCAGTTGGGATTGCAGGAACTAGATCACGTCCGTCCGCTGGTCATGGCCCCGGTGTGCCTGAACCAGATGATGAAAATTTCTTGCCCCGTTACGTCGCTGCAATACGAACTGAAGAATTGTTGGGACCGCGTCATTTCCCAGATGATGCCGTTGGCATACCAATTAGATCGGGACAACTCGTTCGGCGTGCGGGACCTGGAAGAACTCGGTTCGCTGATGAAATTCCGTTACCAGGACGAAGAGACCTGGGGACGGCGCATCATGAACTGGCTCCGCAAGCAAGGCCAAAGCAAATCGCTCTCGAAAAAGGCCATGGAGGAATGTGAGTTCCGAAACCGCCGTGCGAAACACATCGTCTTCGGTCACACGCATAGCGACGAAACCGTTCCTCTGGACGCAAGCTTTGCCGATGGGTACATGCTGAGCCAACTCTATTTCAACTGCGGAACTTGGCGTCGTGTCTACACGCCCACTTGCGGCAACGGTGATTGGAGGGAATTCCTTCCCTCAGAGAAGATGACCTATCTGACGTTCTATCGGGATGACGAACGACAAGGTGCTCCGTACGAGGTCTGGAGCGGGATTCTCGGAACGGCGCCTTCGCCGATTCGACGAATTCGCGTGGATGGCGCACAAAACGTTCTGACGCCCAAAGCCAACCCCGTGTTTACCCCACCTCTGCGATCTCCCGGTAAATCGTCCTCACTCGGAGGTCACACAATACCCACCCCCCCCTCTCCAGTCTATGAACCACTTGGGGGCCCATTACGAAAATCGAGCGAATCGATTCGACCGCAACGATAA
- the cutA gene encoding divalent-cation tolerance protein CutA codes for MSQAIVVQTTTGSSADAEKLAETIIQHAKGACVQIVGPMTSVYQWQGAIQKEEEFLVSIKTTSQVFSSLAELIRQHHSYEVPEIIALPIVDGSSAYLQWVADSVS; via the coding sequence ATGTCGCAGGCGATCGTGGTTCAAACAACGACCGGTAGTTCTGCGGATGCCGAGAAGCTTGCCGAGACCATCATCCAACATGCCAAAGGGGCATGTGTCCAGATTGTTGGTCCGATGACGTCCGTCTATCAGTGGCAAGGCGCGATCCAAAAAGAGGAAGAGTTTTTGGTCTCGATCAAGACGACGAGCCAAGTATTTTCCTCATTAGCCGAACTGATTCGCCAGCACCATTCATACGAAGTTCCGGAGATCATCGCGCTCCCAATCGTTGATGGATCGAGCGCCTATTTGCAGTGGGTGGCAGATTCAGTTTCATAA
- a CDS encoding ArsR/SmtB family transcription factor — MNESLAKLVSKSPPQYEARAKVAKAMAHPSRLFMLDLLGQRDMCVQELTQSVGCDQSTVSKHLAVLKEVGLIESRREGTSNYYKLACGCLDGFFQCLEAVVQSDVEKRTSACDGGCKP; from the coding sequence ATGAATGAATCCTTAGCAAAACTCGTTTCCAAATCACCCCCGCAGTACGAGGCACGTGCGAAGGTGGCCAAGGCGATGGCTCACCCGAGCAGGTTGTTCATGCTCGATCTGCTGGGGCAGCGCGATATGTGCGTCCAGGAATTGACTCAAAGCGTTGGTTGCGATCAGTCGACCGTTTCCAAGCATTTGGCAGTTCTGAAAGAAGTCGGGCTCATCGAGTCTCGGCGGGAAGGGACTTCGAACTATTACAAGCTCGCTTGTGGCTGCTTGGATGGTTTCTTTCAGTGTCTGGAAGCGGTCGTCCAGTCCGATGTAGAGAAGCGAACGTCCGCTTGTGACGGAGGTTGTAAGCCGTGA
- a CDS encoding FliM/FliN family flagellar motor C-terminal domain-containing protein: MTAFNIEALSEVIAACEATAVEASDAFSRAFDQKIQLKLGEGGPLSTDSDLTDWKVGGLAIVLNVESEAALVLISQVSGVLPEWYASPDPTGESKLATLGQELGMTLLPEEFMAMEFQVQAVDDLAAACENGTPGDSPAKLSLQLEIDGTPHEALMVWPLTSPSSVFQAVTDTPTLAAAEADQAQAEPAAASSPSAPQPSPMPTAARPRISSYKELPSFSRSLLQIEVPIRVILAAKKMKVNDIVNIGVGTIIQFDKSCEDTLDVEIGHQKIAEGEAVKIGDKFGVRVTSITMPEERYIALKARKRVR, translated from the coding sequence ATGACTGCATTCAACATCGAAGCTCTTTCCGAAGTTATCGCAGCATGCGAAGCAACCGCAGTCGAGGCTTCGGACGCTTTTTCGAGGGCGTTTGATCAGAAGATCCAACTCAAGTTGGGTGAGGGAGGCCCGCTGTCAACCGACTCGGACCTAACCGACTGGAAAGTCGGCGGACTGGCGATTGTCCTGAACGTTGAATCGGAGGCCGCGCTAGTCCTCATTTCTCAGGTCAGTGGAGTGCTACCGGAGTGGTATGCTTCCCCTGATCCCACTGGCGAAAGCAAGTTGGCAACGCTTGGCCAGGAACTCGGCATGACGCTCTTGCCAGAAGAGTTCATGGCCATGGAGTTCCAGGTTCAAGCCGTCGACGATCTGGCGGCTGCCTGTGAAAACGGAACGCCCGGCGACAGCCCAGCCAAGCTTTCATTGCAGTTGGAAATCGACGGCACGCCTCATGAAGCACTGATGGTATGGCCTTTGACCAGCCCTAGCAGCGTCTTCCAAGCCGTGACCGACACGCCGACCCTAGCGGCGGCAGAAGCCGATCAGGCTCAGGCTGAACCAGCCGCGGCGTCATCACCGAGTGCTCCCCAACCAAGTCCTATGCCAACGGCTGCTCGTCCGCGAATTTCTAGTTACAAAGAGTTGCCAAGCTTTAGTCGCAGTTTGCTGCAAATCGAAGTCCCGATCCGAGTAATTCTGGCCGCTAAAAAGATGAAAGTAAACGACATCGTCAACATTGGCGTGGGTACGATCATCCAATTCGACAAGTCCTGCGAAGATACGCTCGACGTAGAAATCGGCCATCAAAAGATTGCCGAGGGGGAAGCCGTGAAGATCGGCGACAAATTCGGCGTTCGCGTCACCAGCATCACCATGCCAGAAGAACGCTATATCGCACTCAAGGCGCGAAAACGCGTTCGCTAG
- a CDS encoding arsenate reductase ArsC, whose translation MKRVLILCTGNSCRSQMAEALWAELGQGEWDAYSAGSKPSGYVHPLAIEAMKELGIDISGYESKSAQDFQHQPFDLVVTVCDNAKEECPIYPEAKETLHWPFDDPADAKGTNEEKMPTFRRVRDEIKAKIGQYLGV comes from the coding sequence ATGAAACGTGTCTTGATCTTATGCACGGGAAACTCGTGCCGATCACAAATGGCGGAAGCGCTTTGGGCCGAGCTTGGTCAGGGGGAGTGGGATGCTTACTCCGCCGGCTCGAAACCTTCAGGCTACGTCCATCCCCTGGCGATTGAAGCGATGAAAGAGTTGGGCATTGATATTAGTGGGTACGAAAGCAAGTCGGCCCAGGACTTTCAGCATCAACCTTTTGATCTGGTCGTTACGGTTTGTGATAACGCCAAGGAAGAGTGCCCCATTTATCCTGAAGCGAAGGAGACCTTGCATTGGCCATTCGATGACCCGGCCGATGCCAAGGGAACGAACGAGGAAAAGATGCCGACGTTTCGCCGTGTACGCGATGAAATCAAGGCCAAGATTGGTCAGTATTTAGGAGTCTAA
- a CDS encoding AsmA family protein, whose product MKRDRTDSTETASSWSKLRPLMVVTGLIFLVVMLPSIAAQTPLLAWGVAQGTADLNGKVTVGSASLGWFSPIVLKDVEVVDAEGAPVAEIPSIRVSQSLLSLVGNSANLGTIEINQPVVHVTVSEGKSNLEQLLPVVETPSEAEEGGSSTPRTYRLVVRQGTVHLADGNSSRTWTLEDLAADVDFRDATIPAPCTFSASLRDREQLGVLQGKGALPTGSGEAKFSVVTKGIPLGIAELAAARIGQQIFAQGELNGQVDLVSSPAGPSVLCNLEASGIHMRSLNSARGAGWNDGTLRATGVIGLAGTHAQANQFTLTTDWGQVLVNGRIPTKLTAASSPNASPGQVLGEEPWEIRGTVDIARLANAFPELLQIRDGVQLQEGRVTLNLANHVEMGHSSLQASAVVSNIVAIVNGRHADWQQPLELSAAVSMPGDQLQLDTIACRSSFLTADGKTNGPLTDVRFSIDGNRLAADLSRFVDLKGNQFAGTLEGSLQIQNMGGGRVGLAAVANGTDVKWMQGSQMVFAEPSVQTQMQSTIVLQNAALQQIESANASLQAGSTSLTAQTSGMVIFNEDTVWPIKVQLQGMVDPIWNQLRGLIGFEDFQLGGNGMVLAKLTMGTNQWLIEGVNVDLNDFALVGPATQVHEKKLKVEGNALVDWGAQHFSSKQFTVVGTTISARGTEIDMPLKSGQTASGQLAYRVDLSRGMHWVVPPQWLGQNRVSGEMSGTMTLSSDANGVVLQNSGQIANWELLVPGANPNGTPQPQMQPASVSQQTFSWREANLTYMQSLSLNHNEDALALHECQLSCSALKLSAKGGVSQLSSVGNVSVQGQADYDWAKISPLVAAIVGPQVQIQGQRTSRFQWIGPLWGGADSVANSLTISPAWEAAADVSWQQANLFGIPAGESILNAQLRQGVVQLTANSPELSGGKLTVNTQLLLNAKPMQWQVPPGRVIENVAITPEMCRSWLQYVTPIVADATRVEGRFSLDVERGMFPVEDPIQGESNGVLHIQGAEVRSGPLAQGYVMLARNVEALVKAKPAAAIDQGSASLLTLPPQQVRYRVVKGRVYHENLIVQSGDVRVITSGWVDANQQMQMMAAIPIQDSWVEKAPWLASMRGTALNVPISGSMQQPKIDSQVIEQMTRGMLDNAARGAIQEGINRGLQELFRPR is encoded by the coding sequence ATGAAACGAGACCGAACGGATTCGACGGAAACGGCCAGCAGTTGGAGCAAGTTGCGCCCCTTGATGGTCGTGACGGGTCTGATTTTCCTGGTGGTGATGCTTCCCTCGATCGCGGCACAAACGCCACTTTTGGCGTGGGGGGTCGCTCAGGGAACGGCCGATCTCAATGGCAAGGTTACCGTCGGCTCTGCTTCGCTGGGTTGGTTTTCACCCATCGTCCTGAAGGACGTTGAAGTCGTCGACGCCGAGGGAGCACCGGTCGCGGAAATCCCTTCAATCCGCGTGAGCCAATCGCTGCTGAGCTTGGTTGGCAATTCGGCCAATTTAGGCACGATCGAAATCAATCAACCGGTCGTACATGTGACCGTCTCCGAAGGGAAAAGCAACTTAGAACAGTTGCTTCCAGTCGTCGAAACACCTTCGGAAGCAGAAGAGGGAGGATCGTCTACGCCGCGCACGTACCGTCTGGTTGTTCGCCAGGGAACCGTTCATTTGGCCGACGGGAACTCTTCGCGAACGTGGACCTTGGAAGATCTTGCCGCCGACGTCGACTTTCGTGATGCCACGATCCCGGCGCCGTGTACCTTTTCGGCAAGTTTGCGAGACCGTGAACAGTTGGGGGTGCTGCAGGGAAAAGGTGCCCTGCCCACCGGCTCGGGAGAGGCCAAGTTCTCGGTGGTGACCAAGGGAATTCCGTTAGGTATCGCCGAGCTTGCCGCTGCTCGGATAGGGCAGCAGATCTTTGCCCAAGGAGAACTCAACGGACAGGTCGATCTAGTCTCATCGCCGGCAGGGCCATCGGTTCTCTGCAATTTGGAAGCCAGCGGCATCCACATGCGTTCGCTGAACTCGGCGCGAGGAGCTGGTTGGAACGATGGAACCCTTCGTGCGACGGGCGTCATTGGTCTCGCGGGCACTCATGCCCAGGCAAATCAATTCACGCTGACGACCGACTGGGGACAAGTCCTGGTCAATGGAAGGATCCCAACGAAACTGACGGCTGCTTCCTCTCCAAATGCTTCTCCGGGACAGGTCTTAGGGGAAGAACCTTGGGAGATCCGTGGTACGGTCGATATCGCTCGCTTGGCCAACGCATTTCCGGAACTTCTGCAGATACGCGATGGCGTGCAGCTTCAGGAAGGACGCGTCACGCTGAACCTGGCAAATCATGTCGAGATGGGGCATTCGTCCTTGCAGGCATCGGCAGTCGTTTCCAACATTGTGGCGATCGTCAATGGGCGGCATGCCGATTGGCAGCAGCCGTTGGAGTTGTCGGCGGCCGTGTCGATGCCTGGTGATCAGTTGCAGCTTGATACGATCGCATGTCGCTCGTCGTTTCTGACAGCCGATGGAAAGACCAATGGTCCTCTGACGGATGTTCGCTTTTCGATAGATGGTAATCGCCTGGCCGCGGACCTATCGCGCTTTGTCGATCTGAAAGGAAACCAGTTCGCAGGCACGCTCGAAGGCTCGCTTCAGATCCAAAATATGGGCGGTGGTCGAGTTGGACTCGCTGCCGTGGCCAATGGGACGGATGTGAAGTGGATGCAAGGCTCGCAGATGGTCTTCGCCGAACCGAGTGTGCAGACGCAGATGCAATCGACCATCGTCCTGCAGAATGCCGCACTTCAGCAGATCGAATCCGCCAATGCGTCGCTGCAAGCCGGCTCGACGTCGTTGACTGCCCAGACGTCGGGAATGGTTATTTTCAACGAAGACACGGTTTGGCCGATCAAAGTGCAACTGCAAGGGATGGTCGATCCGATTTGGAATCAACTTCGCGGACTGATCGGCTTCGAGGATTTTCAACTTGGCGGCAATGGCATGGTCTTGGCCAAGCTGACCATGGGGACCAACCAATGGCTGATCGAAGGAGTGAACGTTGACCTGAATGATTTTGCTCTGGTGGGGCCTGCGACGCAGGTTCATGAGAAGAAGCTTAAAGTCGAAGGTAACGCCCTGGTCGACTGGGGGGCACAGCACTTTTCGAGCAAGCAATTCACTGTCGTCGGCACGACGATTTCTGCCCGCGGTACCGAGATTGATATGCCGTTGAAGAGTGGTCAGACCGCTTCGGGGCAACTGGCTTATCGCGTGGATTTGAGTCGTGGTATGCACTGGGTCGTTCCGCCACAGTGGTTAGGACAAAACCGAGTTTCCGGCGAGATGTCTGGCACGATGACGCTTTCCAGTGATGCCAATGGGGTCGTTCTGCAGAACAGCGGACAGATTGCCAATTGGGAGCTTCTGGTTCCAGGAGCCAACCCCAATGGAACGCCTCAGCCCCAGATGCAGCCTGCGTCGGTCAGCCAGCAGACGTTTTCGTGGCGCGAAGCCAATCTGACGTACATGCAATCGCTTAGCCTGAATCACAACGAAGACGCACTCGCTTTGCACGAATGCCAATTGAGCTGCTCGGCCTTGAAGCTTTCTGCCAAGGGGGGGGTAAGCCAATTGTCGTCGGTCGGTAACGTTTCGGTCCAAGGGCAGGCCGATTACGACTGGGCCAAGATCTCGCCGCTGGTCGCTGCGATTGTGGGACCGCAAGTTCAGATTCAAGGTCAGCGCACGTCGCGTTTTCAATGGATTGGCCCACTGTGGGGTGGAGCAGATTCCGTCGCCAACTCGTTGACGATTTCGCCAGCCTGGGAAGCCGCGGCGGATGTGTCTTGGCAACAAGCCAACCTGTTTGGCATTCCGGCCGGCGAGTCGATTTTGAACGCTCAGTTACGGCAAGGCGTTGTTCAATTGACGGCCAATAGTCCTGAACTGAGCGGTGGGAAGCTGACAGTGAACACTCAGCTGCTGCTCAATGCCAAGCCAATGCAATGGCAGGTACCTCCCGGACGCGTCATCGAGAACGTGGCGATCACACCTGAGATGTGCCGTTCGTGGCTTCAGTACGTCACGCCGATTGTGGCGGATGCAACGCGAGTGGAAGGCCGTTTTTCGCTGGATGTGGAACGAGGAATGTTCCCCGTTGAGGACCCCATCCAAGGCGAGTCCAACGGTGTGCTGCACATTCAAGGTGCCGAGGTCCGGTCTGGCCCGCTGGCTCAAGGTTACGTGATGCTCGCTCGCAACGTGGAAGCACTCGTGAAAGCAAAGCCTGCCGCGGCGATCGATCAAGGCTCGGCGTCGCTACTGACTTTACCACCGCAGCAAGTTCGCTACCGCGTGGTTAAGGGACGCGTATACCACGAGAATCTGATTGTTCAGTCGGGGGATGTTCGCGTGATCACATCGGGCTGGGTCGACGCCAACCAGCAGATGCAAATGATGGCCGCCATTCCGATTCAAGATAGTTGGGTCGAAAAAGCTCCCTGGCTGGCGTCCATGCGAGGTACGGCGCTGAATGTGCCGATCTCGGGTTCCATGCAGCAGCCGAAAATTGATAGCCAGGTGATCGAACAGATGACGCGGGGGATGCTCGATAATGCTGCCCGCGGAGCAATTCAGGAAGGAATCAATCGCGGGCTCCAGGAATTGTTCCGACCCCGATAA
- a CDS encoding MIP/aquaporin family protein codes for MRRYVAEVIGTFALVFAGTGAIVVNDLTQQSVTHVGIALTFGMIVMALIYAIGDVSGAHLNPAVTIGFWTARQFEGKEVVPYIIAQLVGAIAASTTLRVLFMEHATLGATLPAGSWWQSFVLEVILTFLLMFVILNVATGAKEKGIMAGAAIGATVGLEAMFAGPICGASMNPARSIAPALVSGRLEYLWIYIVATIAGAILAVFAYQFIQTETESDSNPESEHHAMEEVS; via the coding sequence GTGAGACGCTATGTGGCGGAAGTCATTGGAACGTTTGCCCTCGTCTTCGCTGGGACGGGCGCTATCGTCGTTAATGACTTGACCCAACAGTCCGTTACGCATGTAGGGATTGCCCTGACTTTCGGAATGATTGTCATGGCATTGATTTACGCGATCGGTGATGTATCTGGGGCGCATCTTAATCCAGCGGTAACGATCGGATTTTGGACGGCTCGCCAGTTTGAGGGCAAAGAAGTCGTTCCCTACATCATTGCTCAACTCGTGGGGGCAATCGCAGCAAGTACGACGTTACGGGTGCTATTCATGGAGCATGCCACGCTGGGGGCTACGCTGCCTGCGGGATCCTGGTGGCAGTCATTCGTGCTGGAAGTGATCCTTACGTTTCTATTGATGTTCGTCATTTTGAACGTCGCTACGGGAGCGAAGGAAAAAGGCATCATGGCCGGTGCCGCCATCGGAGCCACGGTTGGCTTGGAAGCGATGTTCGCCGGCCCCATTTGCGGGGCGTCGATGAACCCGGCGCGCTCGATTGCTCCGGCCTTGGTGAGCGGACGCTTGGAATACCTGTGGATCTATATCGTGGCGACGATTGCCGGTGCGATCCTGGCCGTGTTTGCCTATCAATTCATTCAAACGGAAACAGAATCCGATTCGAACCCGGAATCGGAACATCATGCGATGGAGGAAGTGTCATGA